The following are encoded together in the Culex pipiens pallens isolate TS chromosome 1, TS_CPP_V2, whole genome shotgun sequence genome:
- the LOC120415622 gene encoding carboxypeptidase D isoform X2, with protein sequence MLKYKSLALLAVTACAVGVAYAIQVPQVQDQLSLASTDRQDVLPAYQSSPNGFTGASDQPRAYRPDTASLDFVYHNHDDMTRYLRATTARYPNLTALYSIGKSVQGRDLWVMVVSSSPYEHMLGKPDVKYIGNIHGNEAVGREILLHLIQYLITSYTTDPYIKWLLDNTRIHILPSLNPDGYAASKEGTCDGGQGRYNSRGFDLNRNFPDYFKQNNKRSQPETEAVKEWINKIQFVLSGSLHGGALVASYPYDNTPNAMFHSYVSQPSLTPDDDVFKHLSLTYANNHAKMSRGVACKSASPSFENGITNGAAWYPLTGGMQDFNYVWHGCLEVTLEVSCCKFPPAYELRKYWDDNQLSLIKFLAEAHRGVQGFVMDPNGSPIEKAQLKIKGRDVGFATTKYGEFWRVLMPGVYKLEVFADGFVPRDVDFMVVEQHPTLLNVTMQPSKPSSAESSASQPELEDRPQKKKPSSVVALVRNPTRGPTTSTTISTSTASDATIVSGEEEIGSTTVRAEHQPENGAGDQFVFA encoded by the exons ATGCTAAAGTACAAATCGCTAGCGCTGCTAGCGGTGACGGCTTGCGCCGTCGGAGTCGCGTACGCCATCCAGGTCCCGCAGGTCCAGGACCAGCTGAGTCTGGCCAGTACCGATCGTCAGGATGTGCTGCCGGCGTACCAATCGTCGCCGAACGGGTTCACCGGCGCGTCGGATCAACCGCGGGCGTACCGTCCGGACACGGCCTCGCTGGACTTTGTGTACCACAACCATGACGACATGACCCGGTATTTGAGGGCGACCACGGCGAGGTATCCCAATTTGACTGCGTTGTACTCGATCGGCAAGTCCGTGCAGGGTCGTGACCTGTGGGTCATGGTGGTGTCTTCGTCGCCCTATGAACATATGCTCGGCAAGCCGGATGTGAAGTACATTGGAAATATTCATGGAAACGAAGCGGTTGGTCGGGAGATCCTGCTTCATTTGATTCAGTACCTGATCACGAGCTACACCACCGATCCGTACATCAAGTGGCTGCTGGACAACACCCGGATTCACATCCTGCCGTCGCTCAACCCGGATGGTTATGCCGCCTCGAAGGAGGGAACGTGCGACGGAGGTCAGGGTCGGTACAACTCGCGCGGGTTCGATCTGAACCGCAACTTCCCGGACTACTTCAAGCAGAACAACAAGCGATCGCAGCCGGAAACGGAAGCCGTCAAGGAGTGGATCAACAAGATTCAGTTCGTGCTGAGCGGGTCGCTGCACGGAGGTGCCCTGGTCGCGAGCTACCCGTACGATAACACTCCCAATGCCA TGTTCCACAGCTACGTGTCGCAACCGTCGCTGACGCCGGACGATGACGTGTTCAAGCACTTGTCGCTGACGTACGCCAACAACCACGCCAAGATGTCCCGCGGAGTGGCCTGCAAGTCCGCATCGCCTTCGTTCGAGAACGGCATCACCAACGGGGCCGCCTGGTACCCGCTGACCGGTGGAATGCAGGACTTCAACTACGTCTGGCACGGCTGCCTGGAGGTGACACTCGAGGTGTCCTGCTGCAAGTTCCCGCCGGCGTACGAACTGCGCAAGTACTGGGACGACAACCAGCTGTCGCTGATCAAGTTCCTGGCGGAGGCGCACCGCGGAGTTCAGGGCTTCGTGATGGACCCGAACGGCAGTCCCATCGAGAAGGCCCAGCTGAAGATCAAGGGGCGTGACGTTGGCTTCGCCACGACCAAGTACGGCGAGTTCTGGCGGGTGCTGATGCCCGGAGTGTACAAGCTGGAGGTGTTCGCCGACGGGTTCGTCCCGAGGGACGTCGACTTCATGGTCGTCGAGCAGCACCCGACGCTGCTGAACGTGACGATGCAACCCTCGAAG CCAAGCTCCGCCGAGTCGTCCGCGAGTCAGCCGGAGCTGGAGGACCGACCGCAGAAGAAGAAACCGTCGTCGGTCGTGGCGCTAGTGCGGAACCCGACCAGGGGACCCACCACTTCAACAACAATTTCTACCAGCACTGCCAGTGATGCCACGATCGTGAGTGGGGAGGAGGAAATTGGTAGCACTACCGTACGGGCAGAACACCAGCCGGAAAATGGCGCCGGCGATCAATTTGTGTTCGCATAA
- the LOC120415622 gene encoding carboxypeptidase D isoform X4 yields the protein MLKYKSLALLAVTACAVGVAYAIQVPQVQDQLSLASTDRQDVLPAYQSSPNGFTGASDQPRAYRPDTASLDFVYHNHDDMTRYLRATTARYPNLTALYSIGKSVQGRDLWVMVVSSSPYEHMLGKPDVKYIGNIHGNEAVGREILLHLIQYLITSYTTDPYIKWLLDNTRIHILPSLNPDGYAASKEGTCDGGQGRYNSRGFDLNRNFPDYFKQNNKRSQPETEAVKEWINKIQFVLSGSLHGGALVASYPYDNTPNAKICRSSSTCAVFHSYVSQPSLTPDDDVFKHLSLTYANNHAKMSRGVACKSASPSFENGITNGAAWYPLTGGMQDFNYVWHGCLEVTLEVSCCKFPPAYELRKYWDDNQLSLIKFLAEAHRGVQGFVMDPNGSPIEKAQLKIKGRDVGFATTKYGEFWRVLMPGVYKLEVFADGFVPRDVDFMVVEQHPTLLNVTMQPSKPYLFVNHIKPYNRH from the exons ATGCTAAAGTACAAATCGCTAGCGCTGCTAGCGGTGACGGCTTGCGCCGTCGGAGTCGCGTACGCCATCCAGGTCCCGCAGGTCCAGGACCAGCTGAGTCTGGCCAGTACCGATCGTCAGGATGTGCTGCCGGCGTACCAATCGTCGCCGAACGGGTTCACCGGCGCGTCGGATCAACCGCGGGCGTACCGTCCGGACACGGCCTCGCTGGACTTTGTGTACCACAACCATGACGACATGACCCGGTATTTGAGGGCGACCACGGCGAGGTATCCCAATTTGACTGCGTTGTACTCGATCGGCAAGTCCGTGCAGGGTCGTGACCTGTGGGTCATGGTGGTGTCTTCGTCGCCCTATGAACATATGCTCGGCAAGCCGGATGTGAAGTACATTGGAAATATTCATGGAAACGAAGCGGTTGGTCGGGAGATCCTGCTTCATTTGATTCAGTACCTGATCACGAGCTACACCACCGATCCGTACATCAAGTGGCTGCTGGACAACACCCGGATTCACATCCTGCCGTCGCTCAACCCGGATGGTTATGCCGCCTCGAAGGAGGGAACGTGCGACGGAGGTCAGGGTCGGTACAACTCGCGCGGGTTCGATCTGAACCGCAACTTCCCGGACTACTTCAAGCAGAACAACAAGCGATCGCAGCCGGAAACGGAAGCCGTCAAGGAGTGGATCAACAAGATTCAGTTCGTGCTGAGCGGGTCGCTGCACGGAGGTGCCCTGGTCGCGAGCTACCCGTACGATAACACTCCCAATGCCA AGATCTGTCGATCTTCGTCGACCTGTGCTG TGTTCCACAGCTACGTGTCGCAACCGTCGCTGACGCCGGACGATGACGTGTTCAAGCACTTGTCGCTGACGTACGCCAACAACCACGCCAAGATGTCCCGCGGAGTGGCCTGCAAGTCCGCATCGCCTTCGTTCGAGAACGGCATCACCAACGGGGCCGCCTGGTACCCGCTGACCGGTGGAATGCAGGACTTCAACTACGTCTGGCACGGCTGCCTGGAGGTGACACTCGAGGTGTCCTGCTGCAAGTTCCCGCCGGCGTACGAACTGCGCAAGTACTGGGACGACAACCAGCTGTCGCTGATCAAGTTCCTGGCGGAGGCGCACCGCGGAGTTCAGGGCTTCGTGATGGACCCGAACGGCAGTCCCATCGAGAAGGCCCAGCTGAAGATCAAGGGGCGTGACGTTGGCTTCGCCACGACCAAGTACGGCGAGTTCTGGCGGGTGCTGATGCCCGGAGTGTACAAGCTGGAGGTGTTCGCCGACGGGTTCGTCCCGAGGGACGTCGACTTCATGGTCGTCGAGCAGCACCCGACGCTGCTGAACGTGACGATGCAACCCTCGAAG CCCTACCTGTTTGTAAACCATATAAAACCCTATAACCGTCATTAA
- the LOC120415622 gene encoding carboxypeptidase D isoform X3, with protein MLKYKSLALLAVTACAVGVAYAIQVPQVQDQLSLASTDRQDVLPAYQSSPNGFTGASDQPRAYRPDTASLDFVYHNHDDMTRYLRATTARYPNLTALYSIGKSVQGRDLWVMVVSSSPYEHMLGKPDVKYIGNIHGNEAVGREILLHLIQYLITSYTTDPYIKWLLDNTRIHILPSLNPDGYAASKEGTCDGGQGRYNSRGFDLNRNFPDYFKQNNKRSQPETEAVKEWINKIQFVLSGSLHGGALVASYPYDNTPNAKICRSSSTCAVFHSYVSQPSLTPDDDVFKHLSLTYANNHAKMSRGVACKSASPSFENGITNGAAWYPLTGGMQDFNYVWHGCLEVTLEVSCCKFPPAYELRKYWDDNQLSLIKFLAEAHRGVQGFVMDPNGSPIEKAQLKIKGRDVGFATTKYGEFWRVLMPGVYKLEVFADGFVPRDVDFMVVEQHPTLLNVTMQPSKRNDGPYYRPIQSSQSQYRPQLAAPAAQTSLGGGGGGSSSSSSSSSSDEGILATLSNGFNSLVNNIFG; from the exons ATGCTAAAGTACAAATCGCTAGCGCTGCTAGCGGTGACGGCTTGCGCCGTCGGAGTCGCGTACGCCATCCAGGTCCCGCAGGTCCAGGACCAGCTGAGTCTGGCCAGTACCGATCGTCAGGATGTGCTGCCGGCGTACCAATCGTCGCCGAACGGGTTCACCGGCGCGTCGGATCAACCGCGGGCGTACCGTCCGGACACGGCCTCGCTGGACTTTGTGTACCACAACCATGACGACATGACCCGGTATTTGAGGGCGACCACGGCGAGGTATCCCAATTTGACTGCGTTGTACTCGATCGGCAAGTCCGTGCAGGGTCGTGACCTGTGGGTCATGGTGGTGTCTTCGTCGCCCTATGAACATATGCTCGGCAAGCCGGATGTGAAGTACATTGGAAATATTCATGGAAACGAAGCGGTTGGTCGGGAGATCCTGCTTCATTTGATTCAGTACCTGATCACGAGCTACACCACCGATCCGTACATCAAGTGGCTGCTGGACAACACCCGGATTCACATCCTGCCGTCGCTCAACCCGGATGGTTATGCCGCCTCGAAGGAGGGAACGTGCGACGGAGGTCAGGGTCGGTACAACTCGCGCGGGTTCGATCTGAACCGCAACTTCCCGGACTACTTCAAGCAGAACAACAAGCGATCGCAGCCGGAAACGGAAGCCGTCAAGGAGTGGATCAACAAGATTCAGTTCGTGCTGAGCGGGTCGCTGCACGGAGGTGCCCTGGTCGCGAGCTACCCGTACGATAACACTCCCAATGCCA AGATCTGTCGATCTTCGTCGACCTGTGCTG TGTTCCACAGCTACGTGTCGCAACCGTCGCTGACGCCGGACGATGACGTGTTCAAGCACTTGTCGCTGACGTACGCCAACAACCACGCCAAGATGTCCCGCGGAGTGGCCTGCAAGTCCGCATCGCCTTCGTTCGAGAACGGCATCACCAACGGGGCCGCCTGGTACCCGCTGACCGGTGGAATGCAGGACTTCAACTACGTCTGGCACGGCTGCCTGGAGGTGACACTCGAGGTGTCCTGCTGCAAGTTCCCGCCGGCGTACGAACTGCGCAAGTACTGGGACGACAACCAGCTGTCGCTGATCAAGTTCCTGGCGGAGGCGCACCGCGGAGTTCAGGGCTTCGTGATGGACCCGAACGGCAGTCCCATCGAGAAGGCCCAGCTGAAGATCAAGGGGCGTGACGTTGGCTTCGCCACGACCAAGTACGGCGAGTTCTGGCGGGTGCTGATGCCCGGAGTGTACAAGCTGGAGGTGTTCGCCGACGGGTTCGTCCCGAGGGACGTCGACTTCATGGTCGTCGAGCAGCACCCGACGCTGCTGAACGTGACGATGCAACCCTCGAAG CGCAACGACGGTCCCTACTACCGGCCCATCCAGTCCTCCCAGTCGCAGTATCGTCCCCAGCTGGCTGCCCCAGCGGCCCAAACCAGcctcggcggcggcggcggtggcagcAGTAGTTCCTCCTCTTCGTCCTCGTCGGACGAGGGCATCCTGGCGACGCTCAGCAACGGCTTCAACAGCCTCGTGAACAACATTTTCGGCTAG
- the LOC120415622 gene encoding carboxypeptidase D isoform X1: MLKYKSLALLAVTACAVGVAYAIQVPQVQDQLSLASTDRQDVLPAYQSSPNGFTGASDQPRAYRPDTASLDFVYHNHDDMTRYLRATTARYPNLTALYSIGKSVQGRDLWVMVVSSSPYEHMLGKPDVKYIGNIHGNEAVGREILLHLIQYLITSYTTDPYIKWLLDNTRIHILPSLNPDGYAASKEGTCDGGQGRYNSRGFDLNRNFPDYFKQNNKRSQPETEAVKEWINKIQFVLSGSLHGGALVASYPYDNTPNAKICRSSSTCAVFHSYVSQPSLTPDDDVFKHLSLTYANNHAKMSRGVACKSASPSFENGITNGAAWYPLTGGMQDFNYVWHGCLEVTLEVSCCKFPPAYELRKYWDDNQLSLIKFLAEAHRGVQGFVMDPNGSPIEKAQLKIKGRDVGFATTKYGEFWRVLMPGVYKLEVFADGFVPRDVDFMVVEQHPTLLNVTMQPSKPSSAESSASQPELEDRPQKKKPSSVVALVRNPTRGPTTSTTISTSTASDATIVSGEEEIGSTTVRAEHQPENGAGDQFVFA; the protein is encoded by the exons ATGCTAAAGTACAAATCGCTAGCGCTGCTAGCGGTGACGGCTTGCGCCGTCGGAGTCGCGTACGCCATCCAGGTCCCGCAGGTCCAGGACCAGCTGAGTCTGGCCAGTACCGATCGTCAGGATGTGCTGCCGGCGTACCAATCGTCGCCGAACGGGTTCACCGGCGCGTCGGATCAACCGCGGGCGTACCGTCCGGACACGGCCTCGCTGGACTTTGTGTACCACAACCATGACGACATGACCCGGTATTTGAGGGCGACCACGGCGAGGTATCCCAATTTGACTGCGTTGTACTCGATCGGCAAGTCCGTGCAGGGTCGTGACCTGTGGGTCATGGTGGTGTCTTCGTCGCCCTATGAACATATGCTCGGCAAGCCGGATGTGAAGTACATTGGAAATATTCATGGAAACGAAGCGGTTGGTCGGGAGATCCTGCTTCATTTGATTCAGTACCTGATCACGAGCTACACCACCGATCCGTACATCAAGTGGCTGCTGGACAACACCCGGATTCACATCCTGCCGTCGCTCAACCCGGATGGTTATGCCGCCTCGAAGGAGGGAACGTGCGACGGAGGTCAGGGTCGGTACAACTCGCGCGGGTTCGATCTGAACCGCAACTTCCCGGACTACTTCAAGCAGAACAACAAGCGATCGCAGCCGGAAACGGAAGCCGTCAAGGAGTGGATCAACAAGATTCAGTTCGTGCTGAGCGGGTCGCTGCACGGAGGTGCCCTGGTCGCGAGCTACCCGTACGATAACACTCCCAATGCCA AGATCTGTCGATCTTCGTCGACCTGTGCTG TGTTCCACAGCTACGTGTCGCAACCGTCGCTGACGCCGGACGATGACGTGTTCAAGCACTTGTCGCTGACGTACGCCAACAACCACGCCAAGATGTCCCGCGGAGTGGCCTGCAAGTCCGCATCGCCTTCGTTCGAGAACGGCATCACCAACGGGGCCGCCTGGTACCCGCTGACCGGTGGAATGCAGGACTTCAACTACGTCTGGCACGGCTGCCTGGAGGTGACACTCGAGGTGTCCTGCTGCAAGTTCCCGCCGGCGTACGAACTGCGCAAGTACTGGGACGACAACCAGCTGTCGCTGATCAAGTTCCTGGCGGAGGCGCACCGCGGAGTTCAGGGCTTCGTGATGGACCCGAACGGCAGTCCCATCGAGAAGGCCCAGCTGAAGATCAAGGGGCGTGACGTTGGCTTCGCCACGACCAAGTACGGCGAGTTCTGGCGGGTGCTGATGCCCGGAGTGTACAAGCTGGAGGTGTTCGCCGACGGGTTCGTCCCGAGGGACGTCGACTTCATGGTCGTCGAGCAGCACCCGACGCTGCTGAACGTGACGATGCAACCCTCGAAG CCAAGCTCCGCCGAGTCGTCCGCGAGTCAGCCGGAGCTGGAGGACCGACCGCAGAAGAAGAAACCGTCGTCGGTCGTGGCGCTAGTGCGGAACCCGACCAGGGGACCCACCACTTCAACAACAATTTCTACCAGCACTGCCAGTGATGCCACGATCGTGAGTGGGGAGGAGGAAATTGGTAGCACTACCGTACGGGCAGAACACCAGCCGGAAAATGGCGCCGGCGATCAATTTGTGTTCGCATAA